TTAAAACCCAAGGAACAACCAGAATATAATGTACAATTTCCCTTCAGAGTAAATTTCTAATGTACATGTACTGTACATTATTACACATTAttacaaggtctcactgtgtagccctggctgttctaggactcactgtgtagattaGGCAGGTCTTCAATTTAGACAGATCTACCGCCCTCCCtgttgctgggactaaaggtgtgtgctacccctcctgtcccctcctctcttctctctcccttgacACTTGTTTGTGCTTTTGCACTTTTGAgaccccatttatttatttacttatttatttatttggatttttcacatttgtgtgtttgcatgtatatgttaatatgtgtgggtcctggggattgaactcaggtgtttGCATATGCTAATTAAGAAAGATTAAGAATGGCTGTGTAAAACTCTGTATTGCAGAACACAAGATATTAAGTATAGAAGCAAATAAttactttctgtattttttctttctgagttgcTAGAACTGAGTGTCTGTGGTACTGGAATAGCCATCAATGTCTTCCTCTAGCCTCTGCACACACAATTCACAGTGTGTTGGCTTTTTCCATTTTGAAGTAAGTTTTTTGCAGGGGATGGCTTTAGAATGGCAACCCATTATCATTTAACTTTTTGATTTCATTCTATCAACATTTTTCATAGGATTTTATGattatctagatttttttttttgtgaagggGCATTTTAAATTGTTACTTTCCCGGTGTGTTGACTTTTCTTTCTCACACAtagttctctgtatattttatatatatacatttattttttatgtgggttGCCAGTAATTTTTCACACtctttgttttcttgctctctattTTAGTATAGTTAGCAGTTGGGGCTTTGGTGTGAGGTTTCCACCTGCTTTTGTAGGGAAAAAGAACCCGGAGTTCTTCTTAAATAGAGTAAAGTTACTTTTTTACTGTCTTATTTTACTTACAATGGACATTTGCTTTTCAGCTGTGGATTTTTTCAATCAAATCAATATGCTTTATGGAACCATCACAGACTTCTGTACAGAGGAGAGTTGTCCGGTGATGTCAGCTGGACCAAAGTAAGATACGGTTAATTATCAGTTTTCCTTGTCATTTTTGTTGGGCTCTTAGATGAGAAGGAAGTGTGTAGCCATGCACTTTCTGGGTTCTAGCAGTTCCCTCAGTGGCTTCCCTGTGCTTGCCTTGTGCtgcttcctgcctttcttctctgtACATGGTATCTTTTCCCATCCACCTCTGAACTAGCTTCCTGGAAATTCCTTGCCAGTTACTCTATTTCTTCTGAAAAGTTGCTTATTCTACTCTTCTtggacatttttcttctcttttgtttcttctttttatcttatGTTAATGTTTTAAATGTCTCACCCTTGTTCCAGGCCCATGCTGAACATTTCGTTCCCTATGGAGTCACTTAAGATTCTTCAGTGTGGATGTGCCCTTTCTGCccaactttttcattttaaaagattgtttttaatttgtgtgtgtgtgtgtgtgtgtgtgtgtgtgtgtgtgtgtgtgtgtgtgtgtaagtgcccAGAAACTTCTGATCTCCTGGAGCTGCCGTACGCTGGAGCCTatttcagatcctctgaaagagctttTCAGGCTCTAAACAGCTGAGGCATCTTTCTGAGCCCTAGTGGTTTTGCTCTTAcaatgatacatttttttttattatattgtataACACAtttaatataaacccagagacagatattagggttcaagctgaagatcagaaaagcaaaacagccagacCAGTAGCCCTTACccctaccaagctgaaatggcagtcATGTCTCCACAAATCCTTAGAGACAATactctccatgaatcctcagaggcaaatgctCAGAGTTCTTGTCTCCCCCCAACTTATATTCTTTTCTCTGCCCCGCCATATTACTctggtctccacctccctagtgctgggattaaaggtgtgtgatcccaagtgctgagatctcctttgtgtgagccatttctccttttagactgattcactcttttGTAGCCCTGGGTGACTTTGAACACAGAGTCCATTtacctttgtcttctgagtcctggaattaaaggtatgtaccaccactgccaggtctGTATGGcttgtggttagctttgcattctgaaccctcaggcaagctttattaaatcataaataatatcaccacaggctgggcggtggtggcgcacgcctttaatcccagcactcaggaggcagaggcaggcagatctcagtgagtttgagaccagcctggtctacaagagctagttccagtacagcttccaaagccacagagaaaccctgtctccaaaaaccaaaaaaaaccaaaaaacaaaaaacaaaaaacaaaaaaccattcaCCTCAATATTGTGTGAGCTCAGGATCAAATCAAGGGTGTCAGGTGGGCTACTCAAATTCTTTACTTGTTCTTTTAAATCTGTCTTGGTGCAAAGATAGCACTTACCACCTCCTCAGCAATCAATATTGGTTGGCTCTGCCCTTTTGAAACTGGTTTTTACTATTACTACTAATAAAGGCCACTGCTATTTATTTaatgatatgtaaatatatattttacttcataTTCCAACATTTACCAGAAAATTACTGATCCATACATCATGACGAACATATAGAATTTAGTCAGCTGGTGATAGAACTTGCAACAGAGATATGGGAGCTCAGGAAAGGTGTGTTGCTATCATAGGAGGTCAACACATACTGGCTGTTCTTTTTGCCCTGCACTACTTTTTTGCCCACAGAGGAGAGTTTCCCCACATCTCAGTTCCCTACTTCCTTTAGCTTTCTTCTATTAGAATTGTAACTGGTGGTTTTCACCTCTTGAGGAACTATTTATTTTGGagaactattttttctttttttttgtttttttgagacaaggtttctctattttttttgaggctgtcctggaactggctctgtggaccaggctggcttcgaactcacagagatccgcctgcttctgtctcccgagggctgggattaaaggcttgtgccaccaatgcctggcatgagAACTGTTCTTTATCGAACTTTTGTTGctgcatttttgagacagtctctgtgtagctcagtctgtcctggaactctatgtagatcaggctaacctcagactcacagagatctgcatgcctctgtttTCTGAATCCTGAGATGATTGGTATGTACAACCACACCTGACCTTCTGTAGATCTTTAATCAGAAATGCCTTTacttttcaatttgattttaaatgaatttgatATCCCTTTGGCTAAATATTATGGTTTAGACAGATGAAAATGTCTTAGTTTCATCATATTTCTGTCCCTTGTTATTTTAAGATTTCATAAGAAAAAAGGCATTGGAGGAAAAATTCCCTTTGATAACTTAATTCCTATTGGTACTATTGGTGTTCAGttcagattattattattattattattatttttggtttttcgagacagggtttctttgtggctttggagcctgtccttgaactcgctctgtagaccaggctggccttgaactcacagagacccgcctgcctctgcctcccaagtgctgggattaaaggcgtgggccaccaccacctggcctctgtTCAGATTTTTTAAGTTCCATGTGAAAGTAGATGGTTTTAATTTTGCTATTACACAGTTAGTATGTATTGAAGAACAAAGTAGCTCTACCTTTGGAAATAAAAAGGAGATTCCTCTGTAGCAAATTGCCTGCCCGCCTGCTCCTCACATGTTACTTTGTGGCTCAGGTAGGCATTAGACTAGAATCATTCTCAGTTGTGTTGGGATTATAGCTgtgcccaccatgcccagctcttttttccttttccttccttccttttttgagagtTTTCCCtcccaagacaggctttctctgcgtagcccaagctgtcctagaacttgccaggctagcttcaaactcagcttgcttctgcctctggcttccaagtgctaggatcagaGGTGTACACCATTTGAAGTCATTTGCATTAGTGACTTTTATTGTAGTGaaaaaaatacctgacagaagagaCTTGAAGCAAGGCTCAATTTTGGCTCATAGATTCAGGGCATTTCAGTCTGCCACAGTGGGGAAGGAATGGCTGATGGGTTGTCATGGAACAGAGAGGATCAGGAAGGATATTGGAGGATCAGAAGGAGAGGCAGCTCCAGTTGAAACCTTCAAGCCTATCCCCAGTGATATACGAGCAACATTTGTAAAGGTTCCACAATAAGGCAACACCTGAGCCTGTGGACACATTTCAAACTCAAACCATAATAAAATCTTGATTataaacataacaaaagaaaagacgAGGGAAGGAATCACAGGTTTAAGTGCTAGAGGTATAAGCAACATATAGTTGTTTAATTTCTCAAAAAGTCTTAGGATGTTGAAAGTTGAGATTATTTGTAAGACTTCAGGATATTGAAAATGAATCTTTCTGTCCCGatagccagttcccaaataaccacacagagacttaatattgaTTATAAATACTTGGCTgatagatttgtttttaattagctcttataacttaaattaacccatttctgttaatctatgtgctgccctgagtcTCGTTTACCTTATTATTTCCCATCCTGTTCTTTCTGCAgctcatggcatctccttgagACTCATCatactctgcccttctttccctGCATCCTCCTAGACCAGTGCTCCTGCTCTcccacccaatctcttcctgcacAGCTGTAGgccagtcagttctttattaaccagtgagagtaatacatatttacagtgtacaaagattgctCCACAACAAATAAGCTAACAGACATGATTgtgaagaaaggataaagactTTAAAGTTTCTTAACTTAGAGAGAAAATATAGAtgcccttttgtttgtttaaaaaaaattgttttatgtgcattggtgttttgtctacatgtatgtctgggtgagggtgttggatgccctggaactagagttatagacagttgtgagctgccatgtgaagcTGACagttgaacccaggtactctggaagagcagccagttctcttaactgatgatccatctcttcagcctacCTTCTTGTTTCTTAaggattcatttatttgtttattattttatatgtaccagtgtgcaccatgtgtattcAGGAGCCTGCAGGGGctagaagagagtatcagatcccctagaactggagttaccagtgTAGCTGCAAACTACCAtttgagtgctggaaattgaacccaagtcctctgcaagcgCAGTAAACATACTTAACTgttaagtcatctctccagccctaagttcATGTTTCTTTAGTAAAAAGTAATGATAGTTAAATCTTATTCATAGTGGGAATCATAGAAAAAGAGGCCTAAAGTTGcactatttaaattttataacagAGGAAATTCTGACTGTGAAAGTGATTACCCATCACACCTGGGTACCCGTAGGTGTTGGGAGAATTTCCCTTTTGAGACTTCACAGTGCATTTGATGGTTATTCCTTGTGCTTGGCAGTGATAATAAAGGCTATTCTGAGAAGGTTTATTAAGGTGTATTGATGCTTAGAAGTTTTGGATTACTATTAAGGTGTAGATTTGATAAATAGAAAGGATAGTCATTCATACTTTGAAGATAATTTTTACCAGTTTAAATACCATGTAGTAATTCTCTGTTACATTGCTATTTTGTTAGGCTCACTGGTCTATTCTTCAGTCAAACTCTGGGGAAAAAGTTAGAAAACAGTTGATTTAAAAAGGTGAAGTAGTAGTTGGGTAGCACTAGCCTTTAAATTAACCCCaccatttgggaagcagaggcaggcagatagatctctatgagttcaaggccagcctggattacaaagagttccaggacagccaggattacacagagaaaccatgtcttgaaaaaaaaaaaaaaaaaaaaaaaaggaaaagtagtgCTAGGTGGTAGTGCCCCTCACCTTTAATCACATCACTTGTGGGGGAGAAGCAGATCTCTGGGTCCAAGGCTAGcatggtatacagagtgagttccaggacacccagggctatacagagaaaccctaagttgggaaaacaaacaaacaaaacccccaaaatgtGAAGTAGCAGAAGAAATGTTGGAAACTAAAAATCTCCATGACAATTCAGTTtatacatttttgtgttttggagtTTCAGTTATGTGCTTAGTTTCTTAAGGCTATGTTGACATGTGTGGATACTGTAGAGTTTATACTCTTTTACAATACACACAgggaggttttgtgtgtgtgtgtgtgtgtgtgtgtgtgtgtgtgtgtgtgtgtgtgtgagagagagagcaggagagggggggggggaggaagagggggggagggagagggagagattgaAAAGgctgtttttaagaaaataacttGAGGGTTTAGCCTGAATATAGATCAAGTTTTTGCATTTATAGGTAGATCTTTCAAGGGTAAATTGTTAATTTTAGACAGGCAGTTCATACATATTTTtacttacatatattttttaaagattttattcatttattatgtatacaacattctgcttctatgtatatctgcacaccagaagaggcaccagatctcataacggatggttgtgagccaccatgtggtttctgggaattgaactcaggacctctggaagagcagtcagtgctcttaacctctgagccatctctccagccccacattttttttttaaatatttatttaactttattttatgtacattcgTGTAAGGATAcaagatcccctggtactggagttacagataggtgtgagctgccatgtgggtgctgggaatagaacccgggtcctctggaagagcagccactgctcttaaccactaagccatctctccagccccaaatgtaGGGCACACCTGCAAaggaatcttttctttctttttttttttttcttcgagacagggtttctctgtgtagctttggagcctatcctggcactctatctggagaccaggctggcctcgaactcacagagatccgcctgcctctgcctccccagtgctgggattaaaaacgtgtgccaccaacgcctggtgctcttttttctcccaagaaagaaaaagaaagagaaagaaaggaaaagacagataATGGGACAAGTAAGGAGAACATCAAATAGAGGATGAGTTTGATGGGATCTACTTAGGTTGGATTGTGGTAAAAGCAAAACAGGCTGCTGTTGATTAAAAATTTGTGTGTTTACTTGAAAGAACAGATTGTTTAACACGTCTCTGTACACATTCATAATACATACACTTAACTGTGCACATCCATACCTCTCTGATGTTCTGTGCACTTTCCGTCTTTCCATTGCAGATATGAGTATCACTGGGCAGATGGAACAAACATAAAAAAGCCTATCAAGTGCTCTGCACCAAAGTATATTGATtacctgatgacctgggttcaagaccagctggaTGATGAAACATTATTCCCATCAAAAAttggtaaaattattttatgtagttGGGATAAATCgtgatgtatttaattttatgtttctgtaattgctgtctctctcttcctgccctaCCCATTTGAATGATTCCTTGGGACTATGTTGATGAGTGTGTTTATTATGCAGTGTCTAAGAAGAGGTACCAGAGCTTGCTGAGTCATGACATAAGTGACTGTCTcatataaattgatttttttcactctTTCACCTGATGTTTTAAATACGTATTATTTGGAAGTCTACACTTCAAAGAAAATAAGTGatctatttctttcttgacttaatttattatttgctaaaatttaagttctttttttttcttccaagaccGGGTGtgtctgtgtagctctgctgtccttgaacttagagatctgcctgtccctgcttcctgagtgcttggattgaaggcatgtgtgtATTCAACATGCAaggcttcttttttcctttctttttctttttctcttcttctttttttttttttaaagaattataaataCTAGTGGTTTTCCTTTTCAGTAGCAAATTCCAGATGGAAGCATATTACTGTTCCAGGAACTATAGCAGGTTACCACATCAATCAAAatacgtcttttttttttttttttttttttttttttctaatggttttttgagacagggtttctctgtgtagccctggctgtcctggcactctgtagaccaggctagcctcaaactcacaaagatctgcctgcctctgcatcccaagggctgggattaaaggtgtgtgccaccaatgcccggcataaaatagtttttataatGGAACAAATTAACATGCATTGTATTACAGTTAATCCATTTTATTCTGTTATGAAGCATCTATAATTACCCAACTAATTAAATCTCagtaaagtatatttttattaattttattcttatattttatattacatctATAGACTTGATTATCCTCTGTCTTTGCTACAGACATTTTCTGTATATCTCTGACCTACATTCTTTCATATCCTATCTCTTTATTTAACCCAGTAACCATGGTTTTATTCTctctttatataattttttttcactCAAAATGTAAGATTGAGAAATAGTCTTTTGGGGTCTAGTGTACACTTAGGATAATATCCTCCCAATttcaaatcttatttatttattttttgagataggatcttgctatgtatctCAGGTTGTACTTGAACTCATTAtcatcctgccttagcctcccatgtgcttagattacagacatgtgtcactatgcctggaTCAGGATCTCCTTATGGCTAAgttgtatgtatctgtgtggctGATATATTAACAGCATTAAACATAACTAAACTGGTTAATATATTATTCATgccgggtgctggtggcacactcctttaatcctagcacttgggaggcagaggcagagacagtcggatctacagagagagttctagtaCAGGTCCcgtagctacagagaaaccctgtcttgaaaaaccaaaaaaaaaaaaaaaaaaagacattattcATGTTAGCACATATTTGTGTGGAGCTTAATGTTGACAAATCTAACAATCTGCTGCCTTGTAGGTACTTTTTGTAAAGTGGCAGTATGTTATAAGTACAATATGGCATAAGGAAGAGTCattattagttttaaaaagctCTGAAGTTTACTTTCATTCATGATGTGCTAAGACCTTCTCAAAGATTTTTATGAGCATGAAaatagggatatatatatatatatataaatctttGAGCCCTATTACTACTTGATGGCAAATCATGcctctttgttctcttttcttattaATAGAGGGACCTTATCTCTCTACTAGGTGTTCCATTCCCAAAGAATTTCATGTCTGTGGCAAAAACAATTCTCAAACGGCTCTTTAGAGTTTATGCTCACATTTATCACCAACATTTTGATCCTGTGATCCAGCTTCAGGAGGAAGCACATCTCAATACATCTTTCAagcactttattttttttgttcagGTAAGTTGACTCATAAGGCCTTTTTtgcttcatgtttatttttagaattctGTGATACATGTACACTGTCAGAAGAACAGAACTTGCTGTCTCTGTCTAATCTACATCCTGTTTTACACTTTCCATGATATAATGACAGGCCTTTTGCTTCTTAATTTCCTTAGTCTACCAGTTCATGGTGGGTAGCTCTAAAAGACAAGGATGCCTTGTCTTGCTTGGACAGTGTCAATTTCCAGGCCATATGAATGGGCTAAATAAGAAATCTGAATAGTGAGTCAAATACAATGTTACTTGTCTATAATGTTGGTACTCTGAGAGGCTGAAGTGTAaggattgagttcaaggccagcctgctacTTAGCAAGTTTCAGGCTGTCCTGGGCCATTGGATTCTGTTTCAACAAGAAAATGGGTAGACAACAACCTAAACcaacagaaacaagcaaaaccaaagtAGAGGAAAAAATGGAATCAGAATGTGAACTAATTGGGCATACCTGTAGTGAACTTGGTCTCAAGTGTTCTAGCACCCCTTCTCTTAAACttctactttaaaagaaaaatttaggatTTCTACTAGTAGATTCtcttatagacacacacacagacatgcacacatattttgaatatcacataatcccccccccccacttgctttttggttttttgagacagggtttctctgtgtagccctggctgtcccggaactcactttgtagatcaggctggcctcaaacttgcagagatctgcttgctctgcctcccgagtgctgggattaaaggcttttgccaTCATAGCTCTGCTCCCCTACTTTTTTAAAACCACATTCTAAGTGATTTTGAAGTTAATGACTATCCATTATATGTGAGGAGAGAAAGGGTCATATGTGTTTTAGAGGTCCCTTACAGTTTGAATTGACTTGCTGGTTTATTTCCCCTGTGTTTAAACCTCAGAGAGCTGGCCTTTTCAATGTAGActtaagaagccaggcatggtggcctctACAtacaatcccagtactctggaggctgaagcaggagaatcaggagttgaaggccagcttgggttacctACCTGTCAgtaccttgtctcaaataaatgaggaaagaaaaaactaTACATGAGTATACTTTTATTTAATTCTCTAATTAGagaaataataaggaaaagtAAAAGTTGGGAATAGATGGGCCAACTAGTTCATTTGTTTCCTCTTTCTGTAGAGATTAGAAGGAGATGGTGGTTGGgagaaagtaattttttttttttgcagatttttttatttcaattagaaacaagattgttttacatgacaatcccagttctctctcctttccctccttccctaccactccccctcaactaaaaccctacctatcacatatcctttctgctccccctggatggtgaggctttccatagggtgtcatcagagtctatcatatcctttgggatagggcctaggcccatccccgtgtgtcttggctcaaggagtattcctctatgtagaatgggctcccagagtacACACCCATGATAAGGATAAGTACTaagctactacaggaggtcccatagatttctgaggtttggattccaattcagtttggtgattagctgtgggtgtctgcttctacttccatcagctgctggatgagggacTATccgatgacatataagtcagtcatcaatctcattatcagggtagggcatttaaggtagcctctcctctgttgcttagattgttagctggtgttatctttgtagatctccagacatttccctagtgcctgatttctctgtaaatctaatgTGAACTAATTGGGCATACCTGTAGTGAACTTGGTCTCAAGTGTTCTAGCACCCCTTCTCTTAAACttctactttaaaagaaaaatttaggatTTCTACTAGTAGATTctcttatacacatacacacagacatgcacacatattttgaatatcacattatggtatctctattcttgttatcttctattcttcccccgactcaacctttctgctccctcatgtcctccacatccctcctcttctcccttctcattctcctagctccctccccctgggagaaagcaagttttatttatgttgtttttgtagGTGAACATATGGCTATAAatgtcatttttactttttactaaTGAAAGGTGTCCATGTTCATTAATACATATTCCTTACACTAAAGGCACACTTCTTTTAAATTATCTGT
The Cricetulus griseus strain 17A/GY chromosome 1 unlocalized genomic scaffold, alternate assembly CriGri-PICRH-1.0 chr1_1, whole genome shotgun sequence genome window above contains:
- the Mob1b gene encoding MOB kinase activator 1B isoform X1, with protein sequence MSFLFGSRSSKTFKPKKNIPEGSHQYELLKHAEATLGSGNLRMAVMLPEGEDLNEWVAVNTVDFFNQINMLYGTITDFCTEESCPVMSAGPKYEYHWADGTNIKKPIKCSAPKYIDYLMTWVQDQLDDETLFPSKIGVPFPKNFMSVAKTILKRLFRVYAHIYHQHFDPVIQLQEEAHLNTSFKHFIFFVQEFNLIDRRELAPLQELIEKLTSKDR
- the Mob1b gene encoding MOB kinase activator 1B isoform X2, which translates into the protein MSFLFGSRSSKTFKPKKNIPEGSHQYELLKHAEATLGSGNLRMAVMLPEGEDLNEWVAVNTVDFFNQINMLYGTITDFCTEESCPVMSAGPKYEYHWADGTNIKKPIKCSAPKYIDYLMTWVQDQLDDETLFPSKIGVQPY